In a genomic window of Salminus brasiliensis chromosome 12, fSalBra1.hap2, whole genome shotgun sequence:
- the sstr5 gene encoding somatostatin receptor type 5 isoform X1, translating into MENQRNTSVLNFWNKSFYHDQNINMSANTSLDSDSNKIMAVVYLIVFILGLTGNTLVIFVVLRYAKMKTVTNMYILNLAVADELYILALPFLTTHNVLNYWPFGNFLCRIVMWADTISQFTSTFCLTVMSIDRYIAVVHPIRSSKWRRPSAAKVINCMVWVLSCILALPVIIYSNVQPKHNTCNMSWPEPSTVWSTTFILYTAILGFFCPLLVICMCYLLIVVKVKSAGARAGLTKRRKSERKVTRMVVIIVVVFVLCWFPFFILNIINVIIILPERNIVTGVYYLAVILTYVNSCANPVLYGFLSDNFKQSFQKVLCVHKANGLEDSNLGRERIESASQHDPFFSPRTNDSESRGENHQSLHMQSEVNVKVELLPSVTSQSTV; encoded by the exons atggagaaccagaGGAATACATCTGTTCTTAATTTTTGGAACAAATCATTCTACCATGATCAAAACATAAATATGTCTGCTAACACAAGCCTCGACAGTGACAGTAATAAAATCATGGCTGTAGTTTATCTTATTGTGTTCATCCTGGGATTGACTGGCAATACCTTAGTGATCTTTGTAGTTCTGCGATATGCTAAGATGAAGACGGTTACCAACATGTACATCCTAAACCTGGCTGTAGCTGATGAGCTGTACATACTTGCACTTCCTTTCCTTACCACTCACAATGTTCTCAACTACTGGCCATTTGGCAACTTCTTGTGCCGTATTGTTATGTGGGCGGACACTATCAGCCAGTTCACCAGCACCTTTTGTTTGACAGTGATGAGCATTGACCGTTACATAGCTGTGGTTCATCCCATCCGCAGCTCAAAATGGCGACGACCTAGTGCGGCTAAGGTCATAAACTGTATGGTGTGGGTCCTGTCCTGTATTTTGGCACTTCCAGTCATCATTTACTCAAACGTTCAACCAAAGCATAACACCTGCAACATGAGCTGGCCAGAACCGAGTACTGTGTGGTCAACCACCTTTATACTTTACACTGCCATCTTGGGATTCTTCTGCCCTTTGCTAGTCATATGCATGTGCTACCTCCTCATTGTTGTCAAAGTGAAGTCAGCTGGAGCTCGGGCAGGGCTCACCAAGCGGCGCAAGTCAGAAAGGAAGGTGACTCGCATGGTGGTGATCATTGTGGTTGTGTTTGTGCTCTGCTGGTTTCCGTTTTTCATTCTCAACATTATCAatgtcatcatcatcctccCAGAAAGAAACATTGTGACTGGTGTCTACTATCTCGCTGTTATTCTGACATATGTGAATAGCTGTGCCAACCCTGTCCTCTACGGCTTTCTGTCTGACAACTTTAAACAAAGCTTCCAGAAGGTTCTCTGTGTCCACAAGGCCAATGGTTTGGAGGATAGTAATCTTGGACGAGAACGTATCGAGAGCGCCAGTCAACATGACCCCTTCTTCTCCCCAAGGACCAATGATTCTGAAAGCCGTGGTGAGAACCATCAA AGTCTCCATATGCAGTCTGAAGTTAATGTCAAAGTGGAACTTTTGCCCTCTGTGACAAGTCAGTCAACTGTATGA
- the sstr5 gene encoding somatostatin receptor type 5 isoform X2: MENQRNTSVLNFWNKSFYHDQNINMSANTSLDSDSNKIMAVVYLIVFILGLTGNTLVIFVVLRYAKMKTVTNMYILNLAVADELYILALPFLTTHNVLNYWPFGNFLCRIVMWADTISQFTSTFCLTVMSIDRYIAVVHPIRSSKWRRPSAAKVINCMVWVLSCILALPVIIYSNVQPKHNTCNMSWPEPSTVWSTTFILYTAILGFFCPLLVICMCYLLIVVKVKSAGARAGLTKRRKSERKVTRMVVIIVVVFVLCWFPFFILNIINVIIILPERNIVTGVYYLAVILTYVNSCANPVLYGFLSDNFKQSFQKVLCVHKANGLEDSNLGRERIESASQHDPFFSPRTNDSESRGENHQRQTG; encoded by the exons atggagaaccagaGGAATACATCTGTTCTTAATTTTTGGAACAAATCATTCTACCATGATCAAAACATAAATATGTCTGCTAACACAAGCCTCGACAGTGACAGTAATAAAATCATGGCTGTAGTTTATCTTATTGTGTTCATCCTGGGATTGACTGGCAATACCTTAGTGATCTTTGTAGTTCTGCGATATGCTAAGATGAAGACGGTTACCAACATGTACATCCTAAACCTGGCTGTAGCTGATGAGCTGTACATACTTGCACTTCCTTTCCTTACCACTCACAATGTTCTCAACTACTGGCCATTTGGCAACTTCTTGTGCCGTATTGTTATGTGGGCGGACACTATCAGCCAGTTCACCAGCACCTTTTGTTTGACAGTGATGAGCATTGACCGTTACATAGCTGTGGTTCATCCCATCCGCAGCTCAAAATGGCGACGACCTAGTGCGGCTAAGGTCATAAACTGTATGGTGTGGGTCCTGTCCTGTATTTTGGCACTTCCAGTCATCATTTACTCAAACGTTCAACCAAAGCATAACACCTGCAACATGAGCTGGCCAGAACCGAGTACTGTGTGGTCAACCACCTTTATACTTTACACTGCCATCTTGGGATTCTTCTGCCCTTTGCTAGTCATATGCATGTGCTACCTCCTCATTGTTGTCAAAGTGAAGTCAGCTGGAGCTCGGGCAGGGCTCACCAAGCGGCGCAAGTCAGAAAGGAAGGTGACTCGCATGGTGGTGATCATTGTGGTTGTGTTTGTGCTCTGCTGGTTTCCGTTTTTCATTCTCAACATTATCAatgtcatcatcatcctccCAGAAAGAAACATTGTGACTGGTGTCTACTATCTCGCTGTTATTCTGACATATGTGAATAGCTGTGCCAACCCTGTCCTCTACGGCTTTCTGTCTGACAACTTTAAACAAAGCTTCCAGAAGGTTCTCTGTGTCCACAAGGCCAATGGTTTGGAGGATAGTAATCTTGGACGAGAACGTATCGAGAGCGCCAGTCAACATGACCCCTTCTTCTCCCCAAGGACCAATGATTCTGAAAGCCGTGGTGAGAACCATCAA AGACAAACTGGATAA